The Mucilaginibacter yixingensis genome window below encodes:
- a CDS encoding TonB-dependent receptor — translation MKQFYKNFIICLMILSGSNLTSFAQGGKGKISGKVVDAASSAPVDYATISVYKQGAASPFNGISTDKKGNFSVNNLPEGTYKVTVDFLGYQRQTIDKVVVKNGGASLGTIKLAASQTALKGVTVTANAPIVENKIDKMVYNTANDLTAQGGVAIDVLKKVPQISVDIDGNVELQGSPSIRFLINGKPSSIFGSSLADALQSIPASQIKSIEVITSPGAKYDASGTGGIINIVLKDNKMQGMNGSVNLSAGTRLENGSVNLNVRKNSFGAGMFFSGNEQLNTRSYTDNNRRSVNKSQDTVTTLMQSGYGGFKRQGYESGLNFQWDITKYDNLTGAVGMDHFSNSGDGLINQQQQMLSPSGALFNNLLSLRNSASNSGSTSTDWSLDYKKTFKKDGRELELLYTSSYGKHSSYAMQQQNYLNGGNPSQGAISNNPGNEHETQLSLDYTDPFSDNFILETGAKVTFESLSNNVITDTLLNSGSYINNSFQTYGFNYSRNVYAAYLSGTFKLFNFFDGKAGLRYERTNTTAGFQGVNIPDYSTWAPSFVLSHKLDKTQAIKFAYTYRIERPDYGDLNPFYNISDPHNISSGNPYLKPEIGHNYELGYNKSFKDGSNFMASAFYRSNTDDIQAFSTFYSTLNIGGTPYSNVTLTQRDNIGKQTGVGLNLFGSVPAGKFVFRSNVQLGERTNSSPSLPSVTGFAYRVNLNASYQFPADLLAEVFGNYNSNQKNLQGTRPGFGFYNIAMRKQFMNKKASIGLTAANPFAQYVSQTATTSGTNFTQANLRQVPYRSFGITLSYKFGKLEFKNKDENNNNNNNQQVLPPDNGR, via the coding sequence ATGAAGCAATTTTATAAGAACTTTATCATATGCCTGATGATCTTATCAGGAAGTAATTTAACCTCATTTGCTCAAGGGGGAAAAGGGAAGATTTCAGGGAAGGTGGTTGATGCGGCAAGTAGTGCGCCGGTTGATTACGCCACCATCAGCGTATACAAACAAGGAGCTGCAAGTCCTTTTAACGGTATTAGTACAGATAAAAAAGGCAATTTCTCGGTAAATAACCTGCCAGAGGGTACATACAAAGTTACTGTTGATTTTTTGGGCTACCAGCGCCAAACCATTGATAAAGTAGTTGTGAAAAACGGCGGTGCCAGCCTTGGTACCATCAAACTGGCGGCAAGTCAGACAGCGCTTAAAGGTGTAACGGTAACGGCAAATGCCCCAATTGTAGAAAATAAGATTGACAAGATGGTGTATAACACCGCCAATGATTTGACCGCACAAGGAGGTGTTGCTATTGACGTGTTGAAGAAAGTGCCGCAAATAAGCGTTGATATTGACGGTAATGTGGAGTTGCAGGGTAGCCCGTCTATCCGTTTTCTTATTAACGGCAAACCGTCCAGTATTTTCGGTTCCAGTTTGGCTGATGCGTTGCAATCTATTCCAGCCAGCCAGATAAAGAGCATTGAGGTAATTACCAGTCCGGGTGCAAAGTACGATGCTTCGGGCACCGGAGGTATCATTAACATCGTGCTGAAAGATAATAAGATGCAGGGTATGAACGGCTCGGTTAATCTTTCTGCAGGTACACGTTTAGAAAACGGTTCGGTTAACCTCAACGTACGAAAAAATAGCTTCGGCGCCGGCATGTTTTTTAGCGGTAATGAGCAATTAAACACACGCAGTTATACTGATAACAATCGTCGGTCTGTTAATAAGAGCCAGGACACCGTCACTACGCTGATGCAAAGTGGTTATGGTGGCTTTAAACGCCAGGGATATGAGAGTGGCCTGAACTTTCAATGGGATATTACCAAATATGATAATCTGACCGGTGCCGTTGGGATGGATCATTTTAGCAATAGCGGGGATGGTTTGATTAACCAGCAACAGCAAATGCTGTCGCCATCTGGGGCATTGTTCAATAATCTGCTTAGTTTACGCAATTCTGCAAGCAATTCAGGATCAACCTCTACAGACTGGAGTCTGGATTATAAAAAGACCTTTAAAAAAGACGGGCGTGAGCTGGAACTACTATATACGTCTAGCTATGGTAAGCACAGTTCTTATGCCATGCAGCAGCAAAATTACCTGAATGGCGGTAACCCGTCGCAAGGTGCCATCAGTAATAACCCGGGGAATGAGCACGAAACACAACTGTCATTGGATTATACCGATCCTTTCAGCGATAACTTTATCCTGGAAACCGGCGCTAAGGTAACTTTTGAATCGCTGAGTAATAATGTCATCACTGATACCTTATTAAATAGCGGTAGCTATATTAACAACTCGTTCCAAACTTATGGCTTTAACTATAGCCGTAACGTTTATGCGGCGTATCTGTCTGGAACTTTCAAACTATTCAACTTCTTTGATGGGAAGGCCGGCTTGCGTTATGAGCGCACCAATACCACAGCAGGTTTTCAAGGCGTAAATATCCCCGACTATAGCACCTGGGCGCCATCGTTTGTGTTATCGCACAAGCTGGACAAAACGCAGGCTATTAAGTTTGCCTATACATACCGTATAGAACGACCTGATTATGGCGATCTGAACCCGTTCTATAACATCAGTGACCCGCATAACATCAGCAGTGGTAACCCTTATCTGAAGCCCGAAATTGGTCATAACTACGAGCTTGGCTATAATAAGTCTTTCAAAGACGGTAGTAATTTTATGGCATCGGCCTTTTATCGCAGTAATACTGATGATATTCAGGCGTTCAGCACTTTTTATTCAACACTAAACATTGGCGGTACTCCTTACAGTAATGTAACGCTTACCCAGCGCGATAATATTGGCAAGCAAACAGGTGTGGGTTTAAACTTGTTTGGCTCGGTTCCGGCAGGTAAATTTGTATTTCGTTCTAACGTGCAACTTGGCGAACGTACCAACAGCTCGCCCAGCTTGCCCAGTGTAACCGGTTTTGCTTATCGTGTTAACCTCAACGCCAGTTACCAGTTTCCGGCAGACCTTTTGGCCGAGGTGTTTGGCAATTATAATTCAAACCAGAAGAACTTGCAGGGTACCCGTCCGGGCTTCGGGTTCTATAACATAGCGATGCGTAAACAGTTCATGAACAAGAAGGCCAGCATCGGTTTAACAGCGGCTAATCCTTTTGCGCAATATGTTAGCCAGACCGCCACTACATCCGGTACTAACTTTACACAAGCTAACCTGCGCCAGGTGCCTTACCGCTCGTTTGGTATTACGTTGAGCTACAAATTTGGTAAACTGGAGTTTAAGAATAAAGACGAAAACAATAACAATAATAACAACCAGCAAGTATTACCGCCAGATAACGGCAGATAG
- a CDS encoding TonB-dependent receptor codes for MKKPLLKLTAKTVKAAGHSPKMLLLLLFMMCLTALAHAQAIRGKVFDAQTGEPLVGATVTLKHADQVMYASARLDGSFGFKNLKDGQYELSSKYIGYEASAVKTISLTGKTTTTANLVLKTLSTQMNEVTISAHGNAESDGAVRTLEKAAPNVMNVLSANTIQLLPDVTVANTLQRVSGVTIQRSPSGEGRYAIIRGMAQRYNNTLVNGIKIPSPDDAFRFVPMDVFPSEMLERLEVIKTLTPSMEGDAIGGTMNLVMKSAPDHLVISANLSGGMSNLFSGSRPFVAFNGSPNRQSPAMVNGLNYAATYADFNNKALTSDKNLNAPFNSTAGLTIGDRFLNNKLGVIVSGSYQNIYRGSDSKELTPNAQPSATPLPNSPQFSDAYDRTYSIQTQRLGLHNKIDYKINDKNKLSLYNLYIHQNEYTSRYTSDTLGLGLNSTNLSKQITFENRSQLIQQNIYNSTLHGDHVITNNLRFNWDGVYSSASRHMPDRTDFQYDANKSLNASGAVTNEVDNNTQLTHHWENNRDRDLSAYGNFIYNPTIGGQVIEITVGGLYRNKNRNSDYITYSLTGGKSLLYNNNFNSIPFSFENAGMGIGANNSDLNDNYTLTENDNAEYGQLKFNLLKKLEVLGGVRIENTNLSYETQSALTVTERSANISYTDVLPSVNLKYELTPNQNLRAAYYAALSRPGFGENAPYTRDGEYYTEIGNPHLQHSTADNLDLRYELFPGGADQLLIGTFYKKIHNPIEYFVVRGAGPSAQFVKPQNTDGDATNYGAELQATKFFGTIGFSVNYTYTHSRITTQKLLYYSDPTAGLQQNFVDQTRPLQGQADHVGNASLLYKSSKLGLDMQLAFVYTGDRLAQVSPYANLDFYQHAYDQLDFSFEKRINKHFSFFGKINNITNAASKIYLKYPHTSLDAKQQEFIGNQDIAAQTLVQSDYYKTSFLGGFRYKL; via the coding sequence ATGAAGAAACCCCTACTTAAATTAACCGCTAAAACGGTTAAAGCAGCCGGGCATTCCCCCAAAATGTTATTGCTGCTATTGTTTATGATGTGCCTCACGGCCCTGGCCCATGCTCAGGCTATCCGCGGCAAAGTGTTTGACGCCCAAACCGGCGAGCCTCTTGTTGGCGCAACCGTAACCTTAAAACATGCAGATCAGGTTATGTACGCCTCTGCCCGCCTTGATGGTTCATTCGGCTTTAAAAACCTTAAAGATGGCCAATATGAACTGAGCTCAAAATATATCGGTTATGAGGCATCAGCAGTTAAAACCATCAGCTTAACAGGCAAAACAACTACCACAGCTAACCTGGTTCTGAAAACACTGTCTACCCAAATGAATGAGGTGACCATTTCTGCCCACGGTAATGCTGAAAGCGACGGCGCCGTACGGACCCTTGAAAAGGCAGCACCAAACGTAATGAACGTTTTATCTGCCAATACCATCCAATTGTTGCCGGATGTTACTGTGGCCAACACCCTTCAACGCGTAAGCGGCGTTACCATTCAGCGTTCGCCAAGCGGCGAAGGCCGTTATGCCATTATCCGTGGTATGGCACAGCGTTATAACAACACGCTGGTTAATGGCATTAAAATACCAAGCCCTGATGATGCTTTCCGCTTTGTACCGATGGACGTTTTCCCGTCAGAAATGCTGGAACGTCTGGAAGTTATTAAAACCCTTACCCCAAGCATGGAAGGTGATGCCATTGGCGGTACCATGAACCTGGTAATGAAAAGCGCGCCAGATCATCTGGTAATAAGTGCTAACCTTTCAGGTGGTATGTCAAACTTATTTTCTGGCAGCCGTCCGTTTGTAGCCTTTAACGGTTCACCTAACAGGCAATCGCCGGCAATGGTTAACGGACTTAACTATGCGGCCACCTATGCAGACTTTAACAACAAGGCACTAACCAGCGATAAAAACCTCAACGCGCCTTTCAACAGCACCGCAGGTTTAACCATTGGCGATCGCTTTTTGAACAACAAACTGGGTGTTATTGTATCTGGCAGTTATCAGAACATCTACAGGGGTTCTGACTCTAAAGAACTTACTCCTAACGCGCAGCCGTCTGCAACTCCACTACCTAACTCGCCTCAGTTCTCTGACGCGTACGATCGTACTTATTCTATTCAAACCCAACGCCTGGGCCTGCACAATAAGATCGACTATAAGATTAACGATAAAAACAAACTATCGTTGTATAACCTGTACATTCACCAGAATGAGTATACCTCGCGTTATACATCAGATACCCTTGGTCTGGGCTTAAACTCAACCAACCTGAGCAAACAGATCACTTTCGAGAATCGCAGCCAGCTTATTCAGCAAAATATCTACAACAGTACCCTGCATGGCGACCATGTTATTACCAACAATCTGCGTTTCAACTGGGATGGTGTGTATTCCAGCGCTAGCCGCCACATGCCAGATCGTACCGATTTCCAATACGATGCCAACAAATCATTAAATGCTTCTGGTGCGGTAACTAACGAGGTTGACAACAACACCCAACTTACCCACCACTGGGAGAATAACCGCGACCGCGATCTGTCGGCCTACGGTAACTTTATTTACAACCCAACTATTGGCGGACAGGTTATTGAGATTACTGTAGGTGGTTTGTATCGCAACAAAAACCGCAATTCCGACTATATCACCTATTCACTGACCGGTGGTAAATCTTTGCTTTATAATAACAATTTCAACTCCATTCCATTCTCATTCGAGAACGCTGGTATGGGTATTGGCGCCAATAACTCAGACCTGAACGATAACTATACGCTTACAGAGAATGACAACGCCGAATATGGTCAGTTAAAATTCAACTTGCTGAAGAAACTGGAAGTGCTGGGTGGTGTACGTATAGAAAACACCAATCTGAGTTATGAAACACAGTCGGCCTTAACAGTTACAGAGCGCAGCGCTAACATTAGCTATACCGATGTATTGCCAAGCGTGAACCTGAAGTATGAGTTGACTCCGAATCAAAACCTGCGCGCTGCTTATTATGCAGCACTGAGCCGTCCTGGTTTTGGCGAGAACGCACCTTATACACGCGATGGTGAGTACTATACCGAAATAGGTAACCCTCACTTGCAACACAGTACGGCCGACAATTTGGATTTGCGTTATGAGCTTTTCCCGGGCGGAGCAGACCAGTTATTGATTGGTACCTTCTATAAAAAGATCCACAATCCGATTGAGTACTTCGTAGTTCGCGGTGCAGGTCCGAGTGCCCAGTTTGTAAAACCGCAAAACACTGATGGCGATGCAACCAATTATGGTGCAGAATTGCAGGCTACCAAGTTTTTCGGAACTATAGGTTTCTCGGTTAACTATACCTACACCCACTCGCGCATTACAACACAAAAACTGTTGTATTATAGCGACCCGACTGCCGGCTTACAACAGAATTTTGTTGATCAAACCCGTCCGCTGCAAGGCCAGGCAGACCACGTAGGCAATGCTTCATTGTTGTACAAGAGTTCAAAACTCGGCCTTGATATGCAATTAGCCTTTGTTTACACAGGCGATAGACTGGCGCAGGTATCACCTTATGCTAACCTTGATTTTTACCAGCACGCTTATGATCAGCTTGATTTTTCGTTCGAGAAACGCATCAACAAACATTTCTCTTTCTTCGGCAAGATCAATAATATCACCAACGCCGCTTCAAAAATCTACCTAAAATATCCACACACCAGTCTTGACGCCAAACAGCAAGAATTTATTGGTAACCAGGATATTGCAGCCCAAACACTGGTACAAAGCGACTATTATAAAACCTCTTTCTTAGGTGGTTTCCGTTACAAACTTTAA
- a CDS encoding TetR/AcrR family transcriptional regulator, whose product MTRRAIRQQIIEDCASVFNTKGYQHVSIPEIETAAHKTKATLYGYFENRGQMAKVILAYNLTEKLRIINQLADDRPTALGKLTAHIDAHRPGAQLLVDGGCPILNAATEADDTNEELRAQAAGALIQWSQLIATLISNGISSGEIKPEVDPEKMALEFIALIEGAVFFGKTTQNADLCNQLLDTAAARITECQIDYMG is encoded by the coding sequence ATGACCAGAAGAGCTATCCGTCAGCAAATCATTGAAGATTGCGCCTCTGTTTTTAATACAAAAGGCTATCAGCATGTTTCTATTCCTGAAATAGAGACGGCCGCACATAAAACTAAAGCCACGCTTTACGGCTATTTTGAGAATAGGGGACAAATGGCCAAGGTAATTTTGGCCTATAACCTAACAGAAAAGTTACGGATCATTAACCAACTGGCTGACGACAGGCCAACCGCTCTGGGTAAACTTACGGCACATATTGATGCGCACCGGCCAGGTGCACAGCTGCTGGTTGATGGCGGTTGCCCTATATTAAATGCAGCTACCGAGGCCGATGATACCAATGAAGAGTTGCGTGCTCAGGCTGCCGGAGCGCTTATCCAATGGTCGCAACTTATTGCCACACTTATCAGCAACGGTATTAGCAGCGGAGAGATCAAACCAGAAGTTGATCCGGAAAAGATGGCGCTTGAGTTTATTGCACTTATTGAAGGGGCTGTTTTTTTTGGTAAAACAACACAGAATGCTGATCTCTGCAATCAATTATTGGATACCGCGGCCGCCAGGATAACAGAGTGCCAGATTGATTATATGGGGTGA